A stretch of Schaalia odontolytica DNA encodes these proteins:
- a CDS encoding N-acetylmuramoyl-L-alanine amidase, producing MRSSWRTIVAGLTLALGAAAAALVPPAHAAGITIAIDPGHGGSDPGAVANGLREKDLTLAVSLALKEELESYDGVRVVMTRTTDTRPSENTSADLSSRVEMAAAEDADALVSIHFNSGAPIAKGAEVWYPNSSSYNYGTHTQGRTLSNAIQKQLTGLGLADRGIKTRDNPYYDYPDGSTGDYYAVIRQAREENMTGVIVEHAFVTSASDAALLRNESFVRSLGVADATGIAQAYGLSKGTWRATGDSWSFISNGEAKTGWFSAGGRWYWAGSNKQTIRGWSTINGRRYFFDDSTAMVTGWKKEDGKWYYLRPDGDMATGWVKDAGSWYYMNADGVMVTGWLKDGNNWYWLRVNGAAAIGWTNVDGAWYLFDDDARMLTGWQLTEDDNRWYYMRSSGQMVTGWLLDAGKWYYLDGEGAMMTGWTKVGDTWYHLNSSGAMSTGWLLDGAWYWLDPNSGAMATGTVTVEGRASNFASSGAWLGYADGSEAPAASRSASRSASVTNASGQRLIMSAPTASRSETIDAMEDAWDQAGYSYPSALAAGGAPTIRDFASIVYDEAVAEGVSPELVFVQAMKETGWLRFGGDVTVSQYNFSGIGAVGGGAKGASFPDVRTGIRAQVQHLRAYADSSVTTASLANTVVDPRFTYVRKGAAPVVEYLGIQENPNRTGWAAAKNYGYDLVSMMKAYF from the coding sequence ATGCGCTCCTCGTGGAGGACCATCGTCGCCGGGCTCACCCTGGCCCTCGGCGCAGCCGCAGCGGCCCTGGTGCCGCCGGCGCACGCAGCAGGTATCACGATTGCCATCGACCCCGGGCACGGCGGCTCCGACCCTGGCGCGGTCGCCAACGGCCTGCGTGAAAAGGACCTGACCCTCGCGGTCTCCCTGGCACTGAAGGAAGAGCTGGAAAGCTACGACGGTGTGCGCGTCGTTATGACCCGCACGACGGACACTCGTCCCTCGGAAAACACCAGCGCCGACCTGTCCAGCCGCGTCGAGATGGCGGCTGCGGAGGATGCGGACGCCCTCGTCTCCATCCACTTCAACTCGGGCGCGCCCATCGCGAAGGGTGCCGAGGTCTGGTACCCGAATTCCTCCTCGTACAACTACGGCACCCACACGCAGGGCCGCACCCTGTCCAACGCGATCCAGAAGCAGCTCACCGGCCTCGGGCTGGCTGATCGCGGCATCAAGACGCGTGACAACCCCTACTACGACTACCCGGACGGCTCGACCGGCGACTACTACGCGGTCATCCGCCAGGCTCGCGAAGAGAATATGACCGGCGTCATCGTTGAGCACGCTTTCGTGACCTCCGCATCCGACGCGGCCCTCCTGCGCAACGAGAGCTTCGTGCGCTCCCTCGGTGTCGCCGACGCGACCGGCATCGCCCAGGCCTACGGGCTGAGCAAGGGCACCTGGCGCGCCACGGGCGACTCCTGGAGCTTCATCTCCAACGGCGAAGCCAAGACCGGCTGGTTCTCTGCCGGTGGCCGCTGGTACTGGGCTGGCTCCAACAAGCAGACGATCCGCGGATGGTCCACCATCAACGGACGCCGCTACTTCTTCGACGACTCCACCGCCATGGTGACGGGCTGGAAGAAGGAAGACGGCAAGTGGTACTACCTGCGTCCCGACGGCGACATGGCCACCGGCTGGGTGAAGGACGCCGGCTCCTGGTACTACATGAACGCCGACGGCGTCATGGTTACCGGCTGGCTCAAGGATGGCAACAACTGGTACTGGCTGCGCGTCAACGGTGCGGCCGCGATTGGCTGGACCAACGTTGATGGCGCCTGGTACCTCTTTGATGACGACGCGCGCATGCTCACCGGCTGGCAGCTGACTGAGGATGACAACCGCTGGTACTACATGCGTTCAAGCGGCCAGATGGTCACCGGCTGGCTCCTCGACGCCGGCAAGTGGTACTACCTGGATGGTGAGGGCGCCATGATGACCGGCTGGACCAAGGTGGGCGACACCTGGTACCACCTGAACTCCTCCGGCGCGATGAGCACCGGCTGGCTCCTGGATGGCGCCTGGTACTGGCTGGACCCGAACTCGGGTGCCATGGCGACGGGCACGGTCACCGTCGAGGGTCGCGCATCGAACTTCGCTTCCTCCGGCGCGTGGCTCGGCTACGCGGATGGCAGCGAGGCTCCGGCGGCCTCCCGCAGCGCCTCGCGCAGCGCCTCTGTCACGAACGCGTCCGGTCAGCGCCTCATCATGAGCGCGCCCACCGCCTCGCGCTCGGAGACCATCGACGCGATGGAAGACGCCTGGGATCAGGCTGGATACAGCTACCCGAGCGCGCTGGCCGCTGGCGGTGCGCCGACGATCCGCGACTTCGCGTCCATCGTCTACGACGAGGCCGTGGCCGAGGGTGTGTCCCCCGAGCTGGTCTTCGTCCAGGCGATGAAGGAGACGGGCTGGCTGCGATTCGGCGGCGACGTGACCGTCAGCCAGTACAACTTCTCCGGCATTGGCGCGGTCGGCGGCGGCGCGAAGGGTGCCTCGTTCCCGGACGTGCGCACCGGCATCCGCGCCCAGGTGCAGCACCTGCGCGCCTACGCGGACTCCTCGGTGACCACGGCGTCGCTCGCAAACACGGTCGTCGACCCGCGCTTCACCTACGTGCGCAAGGGTGCGGCCCCCGTGGTCGAGTACCTGGGCATTCAGGAGAACCCCAACCGCACCGGCTGGGCTGCCGCAAAGAACTACGGCTACGACCTGGTCTCCATGATGAAGGCATACTTCTGA
- a CDS encoding CorA family divalent cation transporter: MCSYSKTYASDPQLWDAGPSFLLKCQYADGTQAVILSGWHRRAMEFENPIVLPLLDDGESYRYCSIDAETHREDPWSDIDRYELEVSLDGAHDGEISSLLEKLMAPTVAHALMASMPEMIQRVSANKTNVPLQIDADTRIAYVDLLTQNLPARSGDTSEPLRALHRWCRIFDMGNGTVSIYQPVSPDQLDNLRWPHNGIWLNRGQGYFTEPSDVGNIVEAFSIPIKYEQYNLENWRIEFEFWENEPFQIMISDDSEEAAQRLGRAQREIGVLSQFVTTAFLVSRNLERRSKVNELVTGNEALQSLATHKVAELKATIEEYRRLLERASGLLANTAQSVQAVANQENAEAAERTNTFLTFASAVFFVPTLIISFFSMSIIGLNQGETLPSLWFVLALCLASVVVAIGVLVVLRRQLRKSRHKAPRRR; encoded by the coding sequence ATGTGCTCCTACAGCAAGACGTACGCGTCTGATCCTCAGCTTTGGGACGCGGGCCCGAGCTTCCTGCTGAAGTGCCAGTACGCGGATGGGACGCAGGCAGTCATTCTGTCCGGATGGCATCGCCGGGCCATGGAGTTCGAGAATCCGATCGTTCTGCCCCTGCTGGACGATGGCGAAAGCTACCGCTACTGCTCCATCGACGCAGAAACCCATCGTGAGGACCCGTGGAGCGACATCGACAGGTACGAGCTCGAGGTGTCGCTCGATGGTGCGCACGACGGCGAAATCTCCTCGCTCCTCGAAAAGCTCATGGCGCCGACCGTCGCTCACGCGCTGATGGCTTCCATGCCGGAGATGATCCAGCGGGTGTCTGCGAACAAAACGAACGTGCCCCTGCAGATCGATGCCGACACGCGCATTGCATACGTCGATCTGCTGACCCAGAACCTGCCGGCCCGTTCCGGTGATACCTCCGAGCCGCTTCGTGCCCTTCATCGCTGGTGCCGGATTTTCGATATGGGCAACGGCACCGTCTCGATCTATCAGCCGGTTTCGCCAGACCAGCTCGACAACCTTCGCTGGCCGCACAACGGCATCTGGCTGAACCGCGGGCAGGGGTACTTCACGGAGCCGTCGGACGTGGGCAACATCGTTGAGGCGTTCTCGATCCCCATCAAATACGAGCAATACAACCTCGAGAACTGGCGGATTGAGTTCGAATTCTGGGAGAACGAACCCTTCCAGATCATGATCAGCGATGACTCGGAAGAAGCCGCGCAGCGCCTCGGGCGGGCGCAGCGAGAAATCGGCGTGCTCTCCCAGTTCGTGACGACGGCGTTCCTCGTGTCCAGGAACCTCGAACGCCGTTCCAAGGTCAACGAACTCGTGACCGGGAACGAGGCCCTGCAGAGCCTCGCGACGCACAAGGTCGCCGAACTCAAGGCGACGATCGAAGAATACCGACGGCTGCTCGAGCGGGCGTCCGGCCTGCTCGCGAACACCGCTCAGTCCGTCCAGGCCGTCGCGAACCAGGAAAACGCCGAGGCCGCAGAACGAACGAACACCTTCCTCACTTTCGCGTCCGCAGTCTTTTTCGTCCCGACGCTCATCATCTCTTTCTTCTCGATGTCCATCATTGGCCTCAACCAGGGCGAAACTCTTCCCTCGCTCTGGTTCGTGCTCGCCCTGTGCCTGGCGAGTGTGGTCGTCGCGATCGGCGTTCTCGTTGTCTTGAGGCGCCAGCTGAGGAAGAGTCGACACAAGGCCCCAAGGAGGCGATGA
- a CDS encoding glycosyltransferase: MLVTLATRTFTPEPTAAALRLGALARALAAGGDRVRVLTSRLAPSVARDARRLADGGVDAGEDSGLVEVRRAPVLRDRTGAVRGYVSYMSFDLPLLARLLTGPRPVVVVSEPPPTTGAAVRIACAARRVPYVYYCADIVSDAAALAGVPGLVVRTVAGLESFALRGARRVIAVSDGVARRARDLGARDVAVVPNGVRVPDAVATGTPEGFPTCDGPVFVYAGTVAQWLAPEVFVDAFERARARLGDARLVFVGQGSGWDALAERSRGVTGVEMIPAVSADEADRWMARATATLASLRPGGYDYAYPTKILASLAQGTPVIYAGPGQAASDVAEGELGVACSLDVDEIAEAMVGLASGTAPWVGAEGARAWVSAHRSVEASSRAAAAVVRSALA; encoded by the coding sequence ATGCTAGTCACTCTGGCGACCCGCACCTTTACACCCGAGCCGACGGCCGCCGCGCTGCGCCTCGGGGCGCTCGCCCGCGCGCTCGCCGCGGGCGGAGACAGGGTCCGGGTCCTCACCTCGCGCCTGGCTCCCTCCGTCGCCCGCGACGCCCGCCGGCTCGCAGACGGTGGTGTCGATGCGGGGGAGGATAGCGGCCTCGTCGAGGTTCGCCGCGCCCCCGTCCTGCGCGACCGCACGGGAGCGGTACGCGGATACGTCTCCTACATGTCCTTTGACCTGCCCCTCCTCGCCCGGCTGCTCACCGGTCCGCGCCCCGTCGTCGTCGTCTCGGAACCCCCGCCGACGACCGGAGCCGCCGTCCGCATTGCGTGTGCGGCACGCCGCGTCCCCTACGTCTACTACTGCGCCGACATTGTCTCGGATGCCGCCGCGCTCGCGGGTGTGCCCGGCCTCGTTGTGCGCACGGTTGCGGGGCTGGAGTCTTTTGCGCTGCGTGGTGCCCGCCGCGTCATCGCTGTGTCCGATGGGGTCGCCCGTCGCGCGCGCGACCTGGGTGCGCGCGATGTCGCGGTCGTTCCCAACGGCGTACGCGTGCCCGACGCCGTGGCTACCGGCACCCCGGAAGGATTCCCCACCTGCGACGGTCCCGTCTTCGTCTACGCGGGTACGGTCGCCCAGTGGTTGGCCCCCGAGGTCTTTGTCGATGCCTTCGAGCGCGCGCGAGCGCGGCTCGGGGATGCGCGCCTCGTGTTCGTGGGGCAGGGGAGCGGATGGGATGCCCTCGCCGAGCGCTCGCGAGGCGTGACCGGCGTCGAGATGATCCCCGCCGTCAGCGCCGATGAGGCAGACCGGTGGATGGCGCGAGCCACCGCGACCCTCGCCTCGCTGCGGCCGGGCGGATACGACTACGCCTACCCGACGAAGATCCTCGCCTCCCTTGCGCAGGGCACTCCCGTCATTTACGCGGGTCCAGGCCAGGCAGCCAGCGACGTCGCGGAGGGGGAACTCGGAGTCGCGTGCTCTCTTGATGTCGATGAGATCGCCGAGGCCATGGTCGGTCTCGCGTCGGGGACTGCCCCCTGGGTGGGTGCTGAGGGTGCGCGCGCCTGGGTGAGCGCGCATCGGTCAGTCGAGGCCTCGTCGCGCGCTGCGGCCGCGGTGGTTCGGTCGGCGCTCGCGTAG
- a CDS encoding HD domain-containing protein, which yields MMNDSTPAIGMDDNRLRHCRGVGMKASELGRALFGWSDDKCREMFVMGYLHDVGYQFAQEQSEHEELGGALLRSLGFAYWAEIFHHGDPDSSYQSDELLVLNLADMLTSKDGSATTIPARLADIASRYGVESTQYVAAKKLADVLVAQVKEIHGSQEILSQLL from the coding sequence ATGATGAATGACTCGACGCCGGCAATCGGCATGGACGACAACCGCTTGCGCCACTGCCGCGGCGTGGGCATGAAGGCCTCCGAGCTGGGGCGCGCCCTGTTTGGTTGGTCGGACGACAAGTGCCGCGAGATGTTCGTGATGGGCTACCTGCACGATGTCGGCTATCAATTCGCTCAGGAACAGTCAGAGCACGAGGAACTCGGAGGTGCGCTGCTGCGCTCCCTGGGGTTCGCGTACTGGGCGGAGATCTTCCATCACGGCGATCCCGACAGCTCCTACCAGTCGGATGAACTCCTGGTGCTTAACCTGGCGGACATGTTGACATCGAAGGATGGCAGCGCCACGACCATCCCTGCGCGCCTTGCGGACATCGCGAGTCGCTACGGCGTCGAATCAACGCAGTACGTAGCGGCGAAGAAGCTCGCAGACGTGCTCGTCGCTCAAGTGAAGGAGATCCACGGTTCACAGGAGATCCTCAGCCAGCTGCTCTGA
- a CDS encoding NUDIX domain-containing protein gives MTMFSTITSGEIRQALEHVSRQYLAGNLSRPQAVAHYDTSDLEIGITSYSDDASEQPHFHTQATEYQYMLSGWTQYLDTDTGEEHEFRAGDFYVIEPGTTYAQRSKRGTQILFIKVPSTNDKNVVTPGPDVEAWLASALRTTRVDYSHAPDAPAANSIVPAAAVAIEREGHILMLQRRDSGNWTLPGGTLEFGESLAECAVRELKEETGLDVRVTGIVGTYTDPDVRIAYSDGEVRQEFTVVFHGVSEGHEVSLDSESTGFRWVLKENLLDLRLADSQRRRLEDLLRYLADGTQRIA, from the coding sequence ATGACGATGTTCTCCACCATCACGTCAGGCGAGATCCGGCAGGCGCTGGAGCACGTGTCGCGCCAGTACCTGGCGGGCAACCTCTCTCGGCCGCAGGCGGTCGCGCACTACGACACGAGTGATCTTGAAATCGGGATCACGTCCTATTCCGACGACGCGAGCGAGCAGCCGCACTTTCATACGCAGGCCACCGAGTACCAGTACATGCTGTCGGGGTGGACGCAGTACCTGGATACGGACACCGGCGAGGAGCATGAGTTCCGTGCGGGCGACTTCTACGTCATCGAACCCGGGACGACATACGCGCAGCGCTCGAAGCGGGGGACGCAGATCCTCTTCATCAAGGTTCCCTCCACGAACGACAAGAATGTCGTCACCCCCGGCCCAGATGTCGAGGCGTGGCTGGCCTCGGCCCTGAGAACCACGCGCGTGGACTACTCCCACGCTCCCGATGCGCCGGCCGCCAACTCGATCGTCCCTGCTGCAGCGGTCGCCATCGAGCGCGAGGGGCACATCCTCATGCTCCAGCGCCGGGACAGCGGGAATTGGACGCTCCCGGGCGGCACCCTTGAATTCGGCGAAAGCCTGGCCGAGTGCGCGGTCCGCGAGCTCAAGGAGGAGACCGGCCTCGACGTGCGGGTGACCGGGATTGTCGGCACCTACACGGACCCGGACGTGCGCATCGCATACTCTGATGGGGAAGTGCGCCAGGAGTTCACCGTCGTGTTTCACGGGGTGTCCGAGGGTCACGAGGTGTCCCTCGACTCTGAATCCACGGGTTTCCGATGGGTACTCAAGGAGAATCTCCTCGATCTGCGCCTCGCTGACTCTCAGCGTCGCAGGCTTGAGGATCTCCTGCGGTATCTGGCCGACGGCACGCAAAGGATCGCATGA